One region of Wyeomyia smithii strain HCP4-BCI-WySm-NY-G18 chromosome 3, ASM2978416v1, whole genome shotgun sequence genomic DNA includes:
- the LOC129731239 gene encoding uncharacterized protein LOC129731239, whose product MEFMQRNIIISLLIFVLGLAKDICFCLRLTEVRIPNHVAKNSTVQLECHFDLNGEALYSVKWYKDGNEFYRYVPRDNPPAQFFLLTGVSVDLLNSTENQIVLNNVTLASSGRYRCEVSAEAPSFQTVSSHGDMVVVALPETDPKITGGKPRYQIGDMVRVNCTSGRSKPAAKLTWFINGEVADPTILRRYDTVITGREGLETTILGLEFRVRLRHFKRGDMKLKCVATIAHVYWKSNEESVEGDKQPKPPALESKETLHPNGSRADRQESNSSSSNHRRRFMAGATANVLLLLLLALLNSLSTCSAVSPPPRSSPLGR is encoded by the exons ACATTTGCTTCTGCCTGCGGCTGACGGAGGTCCGCATTCCGAATCATGTGGCCAAGAACAGCACCGTCCAGCTCGAGTGTCACTTCGACCTGAACGGCGAAGCCCTGTACTCTGTCAAGTGGTACAAAGACGGTAACGAGTTCTACCGGTACGTTCCTAGAGATAATCCACCAGCTCAGTTCTTCCTGCTGACGGGGGTGTCAGTTGAT CTGCTGAATTCGACTGAAAATCAGATAGTGCTGAACAATGTAACTTTGGCTTCGTCCGGGCGGTATCGCTGTGAAGTGTCCGCCGAGGCACCCTCCTTCCAGACCGTCTCCAGCCACGGTGACATGGTAGTGGTCG CCCTGCCGGAAACGGATCCAAAAATCACCGGTGGAAAACCACGCTACCAGATCGGTGACATGGTGCGAGTGAACTGCACATCGGGCCGGTCGAAACCGGCGGCCAAGCTGACGTGGTTCATCAACGGCGAGGTGGCCGATCCGACCATCCTGCGCCGCTACGACACTGTGATAACTGGGAGAGAAGGCCTAGAGACTACAATTTTAGGATTAGAGTTTCGCGTACGGTTGCGGCATTTCAAGCGCGGCGATATGAAGCTGAAA TGCGTAGCCACGATAGCACACGTGTACTGGAAGAGCAACGAAGAGAGCGTCGAGGGCGATAAGCAACCGAAACCACCGGCACTAGAGTCGAAAGAGACACTCCATCCGAATGGTTCCCGGGCGGACCGGCAAG AAAGCAACTCCAGTTCCAGCAACCATCGGCGGAGATTTATGGCCGGTGCCACTGCCAACGTGCTTCTGCTGCTCCTCCTGGCCCTTCTCAACTCGTTGTCCACGTGCTCGGCGGTGTCGCCTCCGCCAAGGTCCTCCCCGCTTGGGAGATAA